A single genomic interval of Bacteroidota bacterium harbors:
- a CDS encoding sigma-70 family RNA polymerase sigma factor, with translation MKFLRSKNTIQVDDEILVAEYRQSGDNKILGELFKRYVHLVFGVSMQYLKNEAEAQDMTMFVFEKLMSDLKNHQVNNFKSWLYMVTKNQCLMHLRKGKNINFIEFDPGRNSDDEDNDMDFAAEEHLDEAQVKEIHLDLLEEGLKELNAEQKICVELFYLQNKSYVEIAEITGFELSKVKSYIQNGKRNLKIFMDKNNAG, from the coding sequence TTGAAATTTCTACGTTCAAAAAATACAATCCAGGTTGATGACGAAATACTGGTGGCGGAGTACCGCCAATCCGGTGATAATAAGATATTGGGCGAATTGTTTAAGCGCTATGTCCATTTAGTGTTTGGTGTGAGCATGCAATATTTGAAGAATGAAGCAGAAGCCCAGGACATGACCATGTTTGTGTTTGAGAAACTCATGTCTGATTTAAAAAATCATCAGGTAAATAATTTTAAATCCTGGTTATACATGGTTACTAAAAATCAATGTCTTATGCATTTACGCAAAGGCAAGAATATAAATTTTATTGAGTTTGATCCGGGAAGAAATTCAGATGATGAAGATAATGATATGGATTTTGCAGCCGAGGAGCATCTAGATGAAGCACAAGTAAAAGAAATACATTTAGACTTGTTGGAAGAAGGATTAAAAGAGTTGAATGCAGAACAGAAAATTTGTGTAGAGTTATTTTATCTTCAAAACAAAAGTTACGTGGAAATTGCAGAAATAACCGGATTTGAATTATCGAAAGTGAAAAGTTATATACAAAATGGTAAGCGCAACTTAAAAATATTTATGGATAAGAACAATGCTGGATAA
- a CDS encoding nucleoside deaminase, with amino-acid sequence MGILLNPDQYFMQKAIALAEKALQEDEVPVGALIVSDTKIIAQSYNLVERLHDPTAHAEMQTITAACNYFGSKYLPDCTIYVTLEPCTMCATAIFWAQIGRLVYGASDMKLGYSRFNNILHPKTEVTSGIETEKCAALLKDFFKGKR; translated from the coding sequence ATGGGAATATTACTAAACCCGGATCAATATTTTATGCAGAAGGCAATTGCATTAGCAGAAAAAGCATTGCAGGAAGATGAAGTACCCGTGGGTGCATTGATTGTTTCGGATACAAAAATTATTGCGCAATCATATAATCTCGTTGAACGATTACATGATCCTACTGCACATGCAGAAATGCAAACTATTACGGCTGCTTGCAATTATTTCGGCAGTAAATATTTACCCGACTGCACTATTTATGTAACTCTTGAACCATGTACTATGTGTGCCACCGCAATATTCTGGGCACAAATAGGAAGATTAGTTTACGGAGCCTCTGATATGAAATTGGGTTATTCAAGATTCAATAATATTTTACATCCGAAAACAGAAGTTACTTCGGGAATTGAAACAGAAAAATGTGCTGCCTTGCTGAAAGATTTTTTTAAAGGAAAACGTTGA
- a CDS encoding sigma-70 family RNA polymerase sigma factor, protein MDALYNFAFHLTYNEDDANDLVQETFLKSYRFIDSYQQGTNAKAWLFKILKNGFINDYRRKSKRPMQVEFDPMVNYSETDDDSSVQIVDLRQEMFQGLVGDEVTRALNDLPVDFRTVILLCDIEEFSYEEIAKIIDIPIGTVRSRLHRARNLLKEKLREYAMKEGYKENR, encoded by the coding sequence ATGGATGCACTTTACAATTTTGCATTCCATCTCACCTACAATGAAGATGATGCAAATGATTTAGTACAGGAAACTTTTTTAAAATCCTATCGCTTTATAGATTCGTACCAGCAGGGGACCAATGCTAAAGCCTGGCTTTTTAAAATTTTAAAGAATGGCTTTATCAACGATTACCGCAGGAAATCAAAGCGACCTATGCAGGTTGAGTTTGACCCGATGGTAAATTATAGTGAAACGGATGATGATTCGAGTGTACAGATAGTTGATTTACGGCAGGAAATGTTTCAAGGCTTAGTGGGCGATGAAGTTACAAGAGCGTTGAATGATTTGCCGGTGGATTTCAGAACAGTGATTCTTCTGTGCGATATTGAAGAGTTCTCTTATGAGGAAATAGCAAAAATTATTGATATACCAATTGGTACCGTTAGGTCCAGATTGCACAGAGCACGCAATCTGCTGAAAGAAAAATTAAGAGAATACGCTATGAAAGAAGGTTATAAAGAAAATCGCTAA
- a CDS encoding citrate transporter, whose protein sequence is MVSFASSGEPVSDGIAIYGVRLEFILFALTLVGVALFHHRTLQVALIGLTSILLLRIFSTDFSVVHLIEHEWEILVNLLGLLLGFAVLAKHFEESGVPDNLPKILPGGWQGCFVLLVFVFVMSAFLDNIAAALIGGSIGLVIFRGNVHIGYLAAIVAASNAGGAGSVVGDTTTTMMWIDGVDLTWVIPAYIGSVPALLFFGYFASKQQFKLQPIIKDGMAENKPIDYKKLLVCLLILIGAISTNILLDFPAAGVWGAIILGALITKTPWKEIPTAVPGTVFLLSLVLSASMMPVDTLPAASWQTAFAMGFISSVFDNIPLTKLALVQGGYDWAVLAYAVGYGGSMIWFGSSAGVAISNLYARAKSVPNWVKGGWHVIVAYIIGFTFLMLIEGWQPHEPHKDYDNKAKTEQAIEKDVY, encoded by the coding sequence TTGGTTTCATTTGCCTCTTCCGGTGAACCTGTTTCTGATGGAATCGCCATATATGGTGTAAGATTAGAGTTTATACTTTTTGCACTCACCTTAGTAGGCGTTGCACTTTTTCATCATCGCACTTTGCAGGTAGCCTTAATAGGTTTAACAAGTATTTTGCTTCTCAGAATCTTCAGTACAGATTTTAGTGTTGTTCATCTAATTGAACATGAGTGGGAAATATTAGTAAACCTTCTTGGCTTATTATTAGGCTTTGCAGTATTAGCCAAACATTTTGAAGAATCCGGTGTACCGGATAACCTTCCAAAAATATTACCCGGTGGTTGGCAAGGCTGTTTTGTATTGCTGGTATTTGTATTCGTTATGTCAGCCTTCTTAGATAATATCGCCGCTGCATTAATTGGCGGTTCTATAGGTCTTGTAATATTTAGAGGCAATGTACATATTGGTTATCTGGCGGCAATTGTTGCAGCAAGTAATGCCGGTGGTGCAGGCTCAGTAGTTGGAGATACAACTACAACTATGATGTGGATTGACGGAGTTGATTTAACTTGGGTAATACCAGCTTACATTGGTTCAGTACCTGCTCTTTTGTTTTTTGGATATTTCGCATCAAAACAACAATTCAAATTACAGCCAATTATTAAGGATGGAATGGCTGAAAATAAACCGATTGATTACAAAAAATTACTTGTTTGCCTATTGATTTTAATTGGTGCTATTTCTACCAATATTTTACTTGATTTTCCTGCTGCCGGTGTTTGGGGAGCTATAATATTAGGAGCATTAATTACAAAAACCCCATGGAAAGAAATTCCAACAGCCGTACCCGGAACAGTATTTCTTCTTTCGCTTGTACTAAGTGCCAGCATGATGCCTGTAGATACCTTACCAGCAGCATCATGGCAAACAGCTTTTGCAATGGGCTTTATATCTTCAGTATTTGATAATATTCCACTTACAAAACTTGCGTTGGTCCAAGGTGGATACGATTGGGCAGTGTTGGCGTATGCAGTCGGTTACGGTGGTAGTATGATTTGGTTTGGATCTTCAGCGGGAGTTGCTATTTCAAATTTATATGCTCGGGCAAAATCAGTTCCGAATTGGGTGAAAGGAGGCTGGCATGTAATTGTTGCTTATATCATTGGATTTACTTTTCTGATGCTAATAGAAGGATGGCAACCGCATGAGCCTCATAAGGACTATGATAATAAAGCCAAGACCGAACAAGCGATAGAAAAAGATGTGTATTGA
- a CDS encoding class I SAM-dependent methyltransferase: MQCEICNQEKFHDLPFFYLWNNKKFQLVQCNNCKLITLDPKPTSQELELLYAEDYFDHGAHGLDAYQKTYEEIRDEIPVETWKEKVRETILKEKPDAKSLFEIGAAMGYFLNAAKELGMQVSGLEISSSANKRAKEKFNLDLYSGDYEEMDLTNEYGKWDVVYGGDVFEHFSNPSIVLDKIYNMLKPGGIAYLVIPSTFNLFSSSIANTFLKLSGKQQKMADNPYHLFEYTSKTASKMLKTKFKKIKIINNIKKPSEVNLKSGNLLYKIKYVIHLFNYPYTKITGRRGDRVTLIGIKE; the protein is encoded by the coding sequence ATGCAATGTGAAATTTGTAACCAAGAAAAATTTCATGACTTACCTTTTTTTTATTTATGGAACAACAAGAAATTTCAACTTGTACAATGCAATAATTGTAAATTAATCACTTTAGATCCAAAGCCAACATCGCAAGAATTAGAATTGCTTTATGCAGAAGATTATTTTGATCATGGAGCTCATGGCTTAGATGCTTATCAAAAAACTTACGAAGAAATCAGAGATGAAATTCCTGTGGAAACATGGAAAGAAAAAGTGCGGGAAACTATCTTAAAAGAAAAACCTGATGCAAAATCTTTGTTTGAAATTGGTGCTGCCATGGGTTATTTCTTAAACGCCGCAAAAGAATTAGGTATGCAAGTTTCTGGTTTGGAAATATCTTCTTCTGCGAATAAAAGAGCAAAAGAAAAATTTAATCTGGATTTATACAGCGGAGATTATGAAGAAATGGATTTAACAAATGAATATGGGAAATGGGATGTAGTGTATGGTGGTGATGTTTTTGAACATTTCAGTAATCCATCCATTGTATTAGATAAAATTTATAACATGTTGAAGCCCGGCGGAATTGCCTATTTGGTAATTCCATCTACATTCAATTTATTTTCAAGTTCTATCGCAAATACTTTTCTAAAACTTTCTGGTAAGCAGCAAAAAATGGCCGACAATCCCTACCATTTATTTGAATATACTTCTAAGACTGCATCCAAAATGCTGAAAACAAAATTTAAAAAAATAAAAATTATTAATAATATTAAAAAGCCTTCTGAAGTAAATTTAAAATCTGGTAATCTTTTGTACAAGATAAAATATGTTATCCATCTTTTTAATTATCCGTACACAAAAATAACCGGAAGAAGAGGGGATAGAGTTACCTTAATTGGTATTAAAGAGTAA
- a CDS encoding iron-sulfur cluster-binding protein gives MTATSNKFLHDSERKAFDKTHKSKLLFNINKYDQTVVKGKLQYQDLELVKRKAKNIKWKAIENLDKLLLEFEANFMANGGKVIWANDDKEALNEILKILKKKNAKTVVKAKSMSTEEIHFNEFLAEHGIESIETDLGEFIQQLDGEPPYHIVTPAMHKSKQDVAELFAEKLGTDINLTAEELTLVAREKLREKYLKAEVGISGGNFILPDIGGIAVTENEGNARLSTSFPKTHIVVVGIEKMLNSVNDLHWIWPLLATYGTGQKVTVYNTIFTGPKKEIETDGPEEMYVVLLDNGRSKLLAHADKREALYCIRCGACLNVCPVYKTIGGHTYGTTYSGPIGSIITPHYKGMEEFKHLSEASTLCGACTEVCPVKINLHKLLLYNRHEAAEEGFTTFSERSMWKVWRSAMLSRNKMDRGNSAIKNAALGIFFKGSWGKRREMLKFAPKSFSEQWKEKHGKE, from the coding sequence ATGACAGCAACATCAAATAAATTTCTTCACGACAGCGAACGCAAAGCGTTTGATAAAACGCATAAAAGCAAATTACTTTTTAATATTAATAAGTATGATCAAACTGTTGTAAAAGGCAAATTGCAATATCAGGATTTAGAGTTAGTGAAACGCAAGGCTAAAAACATTAAGTGGAAAGCAATTGAAAACTTAGATAAATTACTGCTTGAGTTTGAAGCCAATTTTATGGCAAACGGTGGCAAAGTAATTTGGGCTAACGATGATAAAGAAGCTCTGAATGAGATACTAAAAATTCTGAAAAAGAAAAATGCGAAAACTGTTGTTAAAGCAAAAAGTATGTCCACAGAAGAAATTCATTTCAATGAATTTTTAGCTGAGCATGGTATAGAAAGTATTGAAACAGATTTGGGTGAGTTTATTCAACAATTAGATGGTGAACCTCCCTATCATATTGTTACACCTGCCATGCATAAAAGCAAACAGGATGTTGCTGAATTATTTGCAGAAAAATTAGGAACAGATATAAATCTTACTGCAGAGGAATTGACATTAGTTGCAAGAGAAAAATTGCGTGAAAAATATTTGAAAGCAGAAGTAGGTATTTCCGGTGGCAATTTTATTCTGCCTGATATTGGTGGAATTGCGGTTACAGAAAATGAAGGTAATGCAAGACTCAGTACAAGTTTTCCAAAAACACATATTGTAGTTGTAGGCATTGAAAAAATGCTGAATAGTGTAAATGATTTACATTGGATTTGGCCACTGCTTGCCACTTATGGAACAGGCCAAAAAGTAACGGTTTATAATACCATTTTCACCGGTCCGAAAAAAGAAATTGAAACTGATGGTCCGGAAGAAATGTATGTGGTACTCTTAGATAATGGTCGCAGTAAATTATTAGCGCATGCAGATAAACGTGAAGCATTATATTGTATTCGTTGCGGTGCTTGTTTAAATGTTTGTCCCGTTTATAAAACTATTGGCGGACATACTTACGGCACTACTTACAGCGGCCCGATAGGTTCCATAATTACTCCGCATTATAAAGGCATGGAGGAATTTAAACATCTCAGCGAAGCATCTACATTATGTGGTGCATGCACAGAAGTATGTCCTGTAAAAATTAATCTGCATAAATTATTATTATACAATCGCCATGAAGCAGCAGAAGAAGGCTTTACTACTTTCAGCGAACGCAGTATGTGGAAAGTATGGCGCAGTGCAATGCTGAGCAGAAATAAAATGGATCGTGGAAATAGTGCAATAAAAAATGCTGCTCTCGGAATTTTCTTTAAAGGCTCATGGGGTAAACGTAGGGAGATGTTGAAGTTTGCTCCTAAATCTTTTAGTGAGCAATGGAAAGAAAAACATGGCAAGGAATAA
- a CDS encoding citrate transporter, producing MRLEFILFALTLVGVALFHNHTLYVAITGLISVLIVRFLFTDFNAIEHVEHEWRILLNLFGLLIGFAVLAKHFEESGVPDHLPKFLPDNWTGPFFLLIMIFILSSFLDNIAAALIGGSVALIIFKGEVHIGYLAAIVAASNAGGCGSVVGDTTTTMMWIDGINPGQVVHAYIAAVPALLIFGFFAARQQHAFQPIIKQSTTSVHSVKPKKIVVVALILAGAIITNILLDFPAAGVWGAILLGSLFVSTPWKEVKSALPGSAFLMCLVLCASLMPVDTLPPASWVSALILGFISAVFDNIPLTKLALEQSNYDWGLLAYAVGFGGSMIWFGSSAGVAITNLFPRGRSVGKWVKNGWHIILAYVIGFFILYGINGWHPYDHLSDNTQTEVTENHQ from the coding sequence ATACGGCTGGAGTTTATTTTGTTTGCGCTTACTCTTGTTGGTGTTGCACTTTTTCATAATCATACATTGTATGTTGCGATAACAGGATTGATTTCTGTTTTGATAGTTAGATTTTTATTCACAGACTTTAATGCCATAGAACATGTGGAACATGAATGGCGGATTCTTTTAAACCTATTCGGATTGTTGATTGGATTTGCAGTGCTTGCAAAACATTTTGAAGAGTCCGGTGTGCCAGATCATTTACCAAAATTTTTACCCGATAATTGGACCGGGCCATTCTTTCTGTTAATTATGATATTCATTTTATCATCTTTTCTTGACAACATTGCTGCTGCATTAATTGGGGGTTCTGTTGCCTTAATTATTTTCAAAGGTGAAGTGCATATTGGATATCTCGCAGCTATTGTTGCAGCAAGTAATGCAGGAGGATGTGGTTCTGTAGTTGGTGATACTACTACCACTATGATGTGGATTGACGGAATAAATCCCGGTCAGGTAGTACATGCTTATATAGCAGCAGTGCCGGCACTATTAATTTTTGGTTTTTTTGCTGCTCGGCAACAACATGCATTTCAACCTATAATTAAACAAAGCACTACATCGGTACATTCTGTTAAGCCAAAAAAAATAGTAGTGGTTGCATTAATTCTTGCAGGTGCAATTATTACAAATATTTTATTGGACTTCCCTGCGGCAGGAGTTTGGGGTGCTATATTGTTAGGCAGTTTATTTGTTTCCACTCCATGGAAAGAAGTGAAAAGTGCCTTGCCCGGATCTGCTTTTTTAATGTGTCTTGTATTATGCGCTTCCTTAATGCCGGTAGATACATTGCCTCCTGCAAGTTGGGTTTCGGCTTTAATACTCGGATTCATTTCTGCAGTATTCGATAATATTCCGTTGACAAAACTTGCATTAGAACAAAGTAATTATGATTGGGGATTATTAGCCTACGCAGTTGGTTTTGGTGGTTCCATGATTTGGTTTGGTTCTTCTGCCGGCGTTGCTATTACTAATTTATTTCCCAGAGGCAGGTCTGTCGGCAAGTGGGTAAAAAATGGATGGCATATAATTCTGGCTTATGTAATCGGCTTTTTTATTTTATATGGTATAAATGGATGGCATCCCTATGATCATTTAAGCGACAATACACAAACGGAAGTGACTGAAAATCATCAATAA
- a CDS encoding dehydrogenase E1 component subunit alpha/beta, whose protein sequence is MESIKEHSHIIEYKRHKFSDDQLLDLYKSLLKPRMIEEKMLNLLRQGKISKWFSGIGQEAISVATAWVLDKDEYILPMHRNLGVWTTRKVPFDKMFMQWQGKYHGFSKARERSFHFGTNEYHIVGMISHLGPQLTLADGIGLASKLNNDGKVTAVFTGEGGTSEGDFHEALNVASVWDLPVIFIIENNGYGLSTPTNEQYRCEKLADRGIGYGMKAFTVDGNNILEMVKVIQDIRAQMLIDSKPVLLECNTFRMRGHEEASGVKYVPKELLEMWGKKDPVVNYENYLFSIGLLNDALKQEYKSAIVKEIESGIQAGFAEPEPTANTEDELHDVYAPYTQIITEPKVQATTQKRMVDAISDALWMAMKKHDSLVLMGQDIAEYGGVFKITERFVEEFGKSRVRNTPICESAILGAAVGLSIKGMKSMVEMQFADFVTSGFNQVVNNIAKMHYRWGQNVDTVIRMPTGAGVGAGPFHSQSNEAWFFHTPGLKIVYPSNATDAKGLLLAAFEDPNPVMFFEHKALYRSNTEDVPDDYYTIPIGHANWVKEGNDISIITYGMGVQWALKFLEKNPDISADVLDLRTLIPLDKPAINTTVNKTGKVIVLHEDTLTGGIGAEIAAYISEHMFQHLDAPVMRCASLDTPVPFAIPLEKNFLPEKRFEEMVRKLLEW, encoded by the coding sequence ATGGAAAGCATTAAAGAACATTCGCATATAATAGAATATAAGCGACATAAATTCAGCGACGATCAATTACTGGATTTGTACAAGAGCTTATTAAAGCCACGCATGATTGAAGAAAAAATGCTGAACCTGCTGCGTCAGGGGAAAATTAGTAAATGGTTTAGCGGTATCGGACAAGAAGCAATTTCCGTTGCTACTGCATGGGTGTTGGATAAAGACGAATATATTTTACCCATGCATCGCAACCTCGGTGTTTGGACAACCCGCAAGGTGCCTTTCGATAAAATGTTTATGCAATGGCAAGGTAAATACCATGGATTTTCTAAAGCTCGTGAACGCAGTTTTCATTTCGGTACAAACGAATATCACATCGTTGGAATGATTTCGCATCTCGGTCCGCAATTAACACTTGCTGATGGAATTGGCTTAGCATCTAAATTAAATAATGATGGAAAAGTTACTGCTGTTTTTACCGGCGAAGGCGGCACCAGCGAAGGCGATTTTCATGAAGCTTTAAACGTAGCTTCTGTTTGGGATTTACCTGTAATTTTTATTATTGAAAATAATGGATATGGATTGTCCACTCCAACCAACGAACAATATCGTTGTGAAAAATTAGCGGATCGTGGAATCGGTTATGGCATGAAAGCATTTACTGTTGACGGAAATAATATTCTTGAAATGGTGAAAGTGATACAAGATATTCGTGCGCAAATGTTGATTGATTCTAAACCTGTGTTATTGGAATGCAATACGTTTCGTATGCGTGGACATGAAGAAGCAAGTGGTGTAAAATATGTGCCGAAAGAATTATTGGAAATGTGGGGTAAAAAAGATCCTGTTGTAAATTATGAAAATTATTTATTCAGCATCGGTTTATTAAATGATGCATTAAAACAAGAATATAAATCAGCTATAGTAAAAGAAATTGAATCAGGTATTCAAGCCGGATTTGCGGAACCGGAACCCACAGCAAATACTGAAGATGAATTGCATGATGTGTATGCTCCTTACACACAAATTATTACCGAACCAAAAGTGCAAGCAACCACACAAAAAAGAATGGTAGATGCAATTAGTGATGCATTGTGGATGGCGATGAAAAAACATGATTCACTTGTTTTGATGGGACAGGATATTGCGGAGTATGGTGGTGTATTTAAAATTACTGAACGCTTTGTGGAAGAGTTTGGAAAATCTCGTGTGCGCAATACACCTATTTGTGAATCTGCAATTCTCGGTGCTGCAGTTGGCTTAAGTATTAAAGGCATGAAGAGTATGGTGGAAATGCAATTTGCAGATTTCGTTACCAGCGGATTTAATCAGGTAGTAAATAATATTGCAAAAATGCATTATCGCTGGGGACAAAATGTAGATACGGTTATTCGCATGCCTACAGGTGCAGGTGTAGGTGCCGGACCATTTCACAGTCAAAGTAATGAAGCCTGGTTTTTTCATACACCCGGTTTAAAAATTGTGTATCCTTCCAATGCGACAGATGCAAAAGGATTATTGCTCGCCGCATTTGAAGATCCGAATCCGGTAATGTTTTTTGAACATAAAGCATTGTATCGCAGTAATACCGAAGATGTACCTGATGATTATTATACCATACCAATTGGTCATGCAAATTGGGTGAAAGAAGGCAATGATATTTCTATAATTACTTATGGTATGGGTGTGCAATGGGCATTAAAATTCTTAGAAAAAAATCCGGATATCAGTGCCGATGTGTTAGATCTGCGCACATTAATTCCATTGGATAAACCTGCAATAAATACTACTGTAAATAAAACAGGAAAAGTTATTGTGTTGCATGAAGATACTTTAACTGGTGGCATAGGTGCAGAGATAGCAGCCTATATTTCCGAACACATGTTTCAACATTTGGATGCACCTGTTATGCGTTGCGCATCACTCGATACACCAGTACCTTTTGCAATTCCTTTAGAAAAAAACTTTCTACCTGAAAAACGTTTTGAAGAAATGGTGAGGAAGCTTTTGGAATGGTGA
- a CDS encoding TonB family protein has product MLDKYYHTKDIYYTKEKMLAYMRNQLPDFEKRAFEKLMEEDPFLRDSYEGLKMQSMKENQRVFQKIEADIDIITGSKKPRIISLNTRTLAVAAMLIVFIAVSFLIITQLNKTQQEKIAIIQAEEYTNPVISENKADSVLQKNITELSPPEQTAQEIIQPVVPVENKLEIQQDNRQETNSGAVAFEPRPTDIEDGNLIVIESNDDKESDTMVFDEITLNEKSVAETTSKKSSDAVPTAPTVDANIFVTVEQMPEFPGGDEAMYKFLAENIKYPALAKDNMIQGTVYIKFVVSGKGKISDAVVVRGIGSGCDEEALRVVKKMPNWNPGMQQGKPVDVFYTLPIKFQLQ; this is encoded by the coding sequence ATGCTGGATAAATACTACCATACTAAAGATATTTACTACACCAAAGAGAAAATGCTCGCTTATATGCGGAATCAACTTCCGGATTTTGAAAAAAGAGCGTTTGAAAAATTGATGGAAGAAGATCCATTTCTGCGAGATTCCTATGAAGGATTAAAAATGCAATCCATGAAAGAGAATCAAAGGGTATTTCAAAAAATAGAAGCTGATATTGATATTATTACCGGGTCTAAAAAACCACGTATAATTTCATTGAATACTCGCACTCTTGCTGTAGCTGCAATGCTGATAGTTTTTATTGCAGTTTCATTTTTAATTATTACGCAATTGAATAAAACTCAACAAGAAAAAATTGCAATTATTCAGGCAGAAGAATATACCAATCCTGTTATCTCAGAAAATAAGGCGGACTCTGTTTTGCAAAAAAATATTACAGAATTATCCCCTCCTGAACAAACCGCACAGGAAATTATTCAACCTGTTGTGCCTGTGGAAAATAAATTAGAAATCCAACAAGATAACAGACAAGAAACGAATTCAGGTGCTGTAGCTTTTGAACCAAGACCGACCGATATAGAAGATGGAAATCTAATTGTAATTGAAAGCAATGATGATAAAGAATCAGACACAATGGTTTTTGATGAAATCACACTCAATGAAAAAAGTGTTGCAGAAACCACATCTAAAAAAAGCAGCGACGCAGTACCAACTGCACCGACTGTGGATGCAAATATTTTTGTAACCGTAGAACAGATGCCTGAATTTCCAGGAGGTGATGAAGCGATGTATAAATTTCTCGCAGAAAATATAAAGTATCCGGCTCTAGCTAAAGACAATATGATTCAAGGAACTGTGTATATAAAATTTGTTGTGAGTGGCAAAGGAAAAATAAGTGATGCAGTAGTAGTGAGAGGAATAGGATCAGGATGCGATGAAGAAGCTTTGCGTGTGGTAAAGAAAATGCCAAATTGGAATCCAGGTATGCAGCAAGGTAAGCCGGTAGATGTTTTCTATACACTACCTATTAAATTTCAACTGCAATAA
- the mqnC gene encoding dehypoxanthine futalosine cyclase, whose amino-acid sequence MQLQTLYKKALASEFLTVEEGVYLFENAPTAVLMDIAHTLRQEKVPGNKVTWIIDRNLNTTNICVANCKFCNFYRVPGHAEGYITDKETYRVKIEETIRYGGEQLLLQGGHHPDLGLDFYVKTFSDIKEMFPQIKLHSLGPPEIHHIASLGNYSYEYVLTELMKAGLDSLPGAGAEILVDRVRKIISTGKCNSDEWLNVMRTAHKLGLTTSATMMFGHIETIEERFLHLEKLRQVQSEKPENAKGFLAFIPWTFQDEGTTLKKIRRAKNDTTADEYIRMIAMCRIFLPNIKNIQASWLTVGKQVAQVCLHAGANDFGSIMIEENVVSAAGAPHRFTSRTIQESIRNAGFIPQLRTQQYENREIPEMIEEQVINY is encoded by the coding sequence ATGCAATTACAAACATTATATAAAAAAGCATTAGCGTCCGAATTTCTTACCGTAGAAGAAGGCGTGTATTTATTTGAAAATGCACCTACTGCTGTGCTAATGGATATTGCGCATACATTGCGACAAGAAAAAGTACCGGGTAATAAAGTAACCTGGATTATTGATCGCAATTTGAATACAACAAATATTTGTGTTGCCAATTGTAAGTTCTGCAATTTTTATCGTGTGCCCGGACATGCTGAAGGATATATTACGGATAAAGAAACATACCGAGTAAAAATTGAAGAGACCATTCGATATGGTGGTGAGCAATTATTATTACAAGGCGGACATCATCCGGATTTAGGATTGGATTTTTATGTAAAAACTTTCAGCGATATAAAAGAAATGTTTCCGCAGATAAAATTGCATTCATTAGGGCCACCTGAAATTCATCATATCGCCTCTCTTGGAAATTATTCTTATGAATATGTATTAACTGAATTAATGAAAGCCGGTTTAGATTCTTTGCCGGGTGCCGGTGCAGAAATATTAGTGGATCGTGTGCGTAAAATAATTTCAACAGGAAAGTGCAATAGTGATGAATGGCTGAACGTAATGCGCACTGCTCATAAACTTGGATTGACTACAAGTGCTACGATGATGTTCGGACATATAGAAACTATTGAAGAGCGCTTTTTACATTTAGAAAAATTGCGACAAGTGCAAAGTGAAAAACCTGAAAATGCAAAAGGATTTTTAGCTTTTATTCCATGGACATTTCAGGATGAAGGAACTACATTGAAAAAAATTCGTCGTGCAAAAAATGATACTACAGCGGATGAATATATTCGCATGATTGCAATGTGTAGAATTTTTCTACCGAACATTAAAAATATTCAGGCAAGCTGGTTAACCGTTGGCAAACAAGTGGCGCAAGTTTGTTTACATGCCGGCGCAAATGATTTCGGCAGTATTATGATTGAAGAAAATGTGGTGAGTGCCGCAGGTGCGCCACATCGGTTTACATCTCGAACAATTCAGGAATCAATTCGCAACGCAGGATTTATTCCACAACTACGTACTCAACAATATGAAAACAGAGAAATCCCGGAGATGATTGAAGAGCAGGTTATTAACTATTGA